In Nonomuraea muscovyensis, one genomic interval encodes:
- a CDS encoding C40 family peptidase — protein sequence MKRTRGRERTSVGTPARPPQQTGPRRLALLGTALVAATALVTGLAAAPAAADPKPSLDSLAKQVEQMHLDIEKLAEQFNAQREKLKSAKKTAEAAKKTLDASEADLAAKRAKAAQVVESQYMGGTLGRSLPFLRSGDPEQFLDSAATTYALAQQQGEQLKQVLDAMESARRARDEAKTRMEEVTELVSDLGAKRDKIVKMVAKVESNLYRRAVGEAGRPGTRATRVNLPVVGSGKAAEAARWALTQQLKPYVWGAEGPGSYDCSGLVMAAYQRVGISLPHYTGSQWTAGRHISKEELRAGDLVFFYNDLHHVGIYLGGGLMVHAPRTGDVVRVASIARRPFAGAVRVAD from the coding sequence GTGAAGCGTACGCGCGGTCGCGAGAGGACCTCAGTGGGCACACCCGCCCGCCCTCCGCAACAGACCGGCCCGCGCCGTCTCGCCCTCCTCGGCACCGCCCTCGTCGCCGCCACAGCCCTCGTCACCGGTCTCGCCGCCGCCCCGGCCGCCGCCGACCCCAAGCCGTCCCTCGACTCGCTGGCCAAGCAGGTCGAGCAGATGCATCTGGACATCGAGAAGCTGGCCGAGCAGTTCAACGCCCAGCGGGAGAAGCTCAAGTCCGCCAAGAAGACGGCCGAGGCCGCCAAGAAGACCCTGGACGCCAGCGAGGCCGATCTGGCCGCCAAGCGCGCCAAGGCCGCCCAGGTGGTCGAGAGCCAGTACATGGGCGGCACCCTCGGGCGGTCCCTGCCCTTCCTCCGCTCCGGCGACCCCGAGCAGTTCCTCGACAGCGCCGCCACCACGTACGCGCTGGCGCAGCAGCAGGGAGAGCAGCTCAAGCAGGTCCTCGACGCCATGGAGTCGGCCAGGCGGGCCAGGGACGAGGCCAAGACCCGCATGGAGGAGGTCACCGAGCTCGTCTCCGACCTCGGTGCCAAGCGCGACAAGATCGTGAAGATGGTCGCCAAGGTCGAAAGCAACCTCTACCGGCGCGCGGTCGGCGAGGCCGGCCGGCCGGGCACCCGGGCCACGCGGGTCAACCTGCCCGTCGTGGGCTCGGGCAAGGCCGCCGAGGCCGCCCGGTGGGCGCTCACGCAGCAGCTCAAGCCGTACGTGTGGGGCGCCGAGGGGCCCGGCTCCTACGACTGCTCGGGGCTGGTCATGGCGGCCTACCAGCGGGTCGGCATCTCGCTGCCGCACTACACCGGCAGCCAGTGGACCGCGGGGCGGCACATCTCCAAGGAGGAGCTGCGCGCGGGCGACCTGGTGTTCTTCTACAACGACCTGCACCACGTCGGCATCTACCTCGGCGGCGGCCTGATGGTCCACGCGCCGCGCACGGGCGACGTCGTGCGCGTCGCCTCGATCGCCCGCCGTCCCTTCGCAGGGGCCGTCCGCGTCGCCGACTGA